From the Platichthys flesus chromosome 6, fPlaFle2.1, whole genome shotgun sequence genome, one window contains:
- the fam174b gene encoding membrane protein FAM174B codes for MKYHLVLLIAALWRVSGEPRTLSSPAMQLNATSSSSSSSSALLSKHEVTNVTDDAVGSRISSLMTHLPTLKNIVIFICVLTAALITCLVIKVIRSGRRIRKTRKYDIITTPAERVEMAPLNEENDDDDDSTLFDVKYR; via the exons ATGAAGTACCACCTGGTTTTGCTCATCGCGGCTCTGTGGCGGGTCAGCGGCGAACCTCGAACTCTCTCCTCTCCCGCGATGCAGTTAAACGcgacatcctcctcctcatcatcttcatcagcccTCCTCAGCAAACACGAAGTGACCAACGTGACGGACGATGCGGTGGGATCCCGCATCTCCTCTCTGATGACGCATCTGCCAACTCtgaaaaacattgttattttcATCTGCGTGTTGACAGCTGCTCTCATCACGTGTCTGGTCATCAAAGTGATCAG ATCAGGGAGACGGATCAGAAAAACGAGAAAGTATGACATCATAACGACGCCTGCAGAACGTGTTGAGATGGCCCCGCTTAATGAGGAGAACGACGACGATGACGACTCGACGCTCTTTGATGTCAAATAcag